A stretch of the Gracilinanus agilis isolate LMUSP501 chromosome 4, AgileGrace, whole genome shotgun sequence genome encodes the following:
- the AKAP10 gene encoding A-kinase anchor protein 10, mitochondrial isoform X1, with protein MRGAGAAPRESPRALRPDPGPAMAFFRRKVKGKEQDKATDVKAIKAAAVPVHSPQKSPRNHALLEAAGPSHVAINAISANMDSFSSSRTAALKKQPSHMEAAHFGDLGRSCLDYQTQETKSSLSKTLEQVLQDSIALPYFIQFMELRRMEHLVKFWLEAESFRSTTWSRIRAHSLNTVKQSSLAEPLSPSKRHETTVSFPSEFLDQRLETSTVQFFMTKSKGTEMNNRTSNAQNHLLPSQDRDNAPSLHLDMSKEGTQVSMEHQDSSRLTISNRNSPSSTLKELSGKLMRSIERDAVNTFTKYISPDAAKPIPITEGMRNDIVAKICGEDGQVDPNCFIMAQSIVFNAMEQEHFSEFLRSHHFCKYQIEVLTSGTVYLADILFCESALFYFSEYMEKEDAVNILQFWLAADNFQSQLAAKKGQYDGQEAQNDAMILYDKYFSLQATHPLGFDDFVRLEIESNICREGGPLPNCFTTPLRQAWTTMEKVFLPGFLSSNLYYKYLNDLIHSVRGDEFPGGNIALTIAGSGGPPDHESHSSSSDGSTQFSVKKANVKILKNFDEAIIVDAASLDPESLYQRTYAGKMTFGRVSDLGQFIRESEPEPDVKKSRGSMFSQAMKKWVQGNTDEAQEEMAWKIAKMIVNDVMQQAQWDSSVEKSTKL; from the exons tgaAAGGCAAAGAACAAGACAAGGCCACAGATGTAAAGGCAATTAAAG caGCAGCAGTACCAGTACATTCCCCACAGAAGAGCCCTAGAAATCATGCCTTACTGGAGGCTGCCGGACCAAGCCATGTGGCAATCAATGCCATTTCTGCCAACATGGACTCTTTTTCAAGTAGCAGGACAGCTGCTCTTAAGAAACAGCCCAGTCACATGGAAGCTGCTCATTTTGGTGACCTTG GCAGATCTTGTTTGGACTATCAGACTCAAGAGACCAAATCAAGTCTTTCGAAGACTCTTGAACAAGTCCTGCAGGACAGTATTGCCCTTCCTTATTTTATTCAGTTTATGGAACTTCGGAGAATGGAACATTTGGTTAAATTCTGGTTAGAGGCTGAAAGTTTTCGTTCTACAACCTGGTCCCGCATAAGAGCACACAGTCTGAATACCGTTAAACAGAGCTCATTGGCAGAGCCACTCTCTCCATCTAAAAGGCATGAAACTACAGTATCTTTTCCATCTGAGTTTCTTGACCAGAGGTTGGAGACTTCTACagtccagttcttcatgaccaAGTCAAAAGGAACAGAGATGAATAACAGAACTAGCAATGCTCAGAATCACTTGCTGCCTTCCCAGGATAGAGATAATGCCCCTTCTCTCCATCTTGACATGTCCAAGGAAGGGACTCAAGTTTCTATGGAACATCAAGACTCTTCCAGACTTACAATATCAAATAGAAATAGTCCTTCTTCCACACTAAAGGAATTATCAGGAAAACTAATGAGAA GCATAGAACGGGATGCAGTGAATACTTTTACCAAATATATATCTCCAGATGCTGCTAAACCAATACCTATAACAGAGGGGATGAGAAATGACATAGTAG CAAAGATTTGTGGAGAGGATGGACAGGTGGATCCCAATTGCTTTATTATGGCACAGTCCATAGTATTTAACGCAATGGAACAAGA GCACTTTAGTGAGTTTTTGCGAAGTCACCATTTCTGTAAATACCAGATTGAAGTGCTGACCAGTGGAACTGTTTACCTGGCTGATATTCTCTTCTGTGAATCAGCCCTGTTTTATTTCTCAGAG tacATGGAAAAGGAAGATGCAGTGAATATCTTACAGTTTTGGTTGGCAGCTGATAATTTCCAGTCCCAACTGGCTGCCAAAAAAGGCCAGTATGATGGTCAGGAAGCACAGAATGATGCCATGATCTTATATGACAA ATACTTCTCCCTTCAAGCTACACATCCTCTTGGATTTGATGACTTTGTGAGATTAGAAATTGAATCCAATATCTGCAGGGAAGGAGGGCCCCTCCCGAACTGTTTCACTACTCCATTACGTCAGGCCTGGACAACTATGGAGAAG GTCTTTTTACCTGGTTTCCTGTCCAGCAATCTTTATTATAAATACTTGAACGACCTTATCCATTCAGTACGAGGAGATGAATTTCCAGGAGGAAATATTGCACTGACTATTGCTGGCTCTGGGGGTCCTCCTGATCATGAGTCTCATTCAAGTAGTTCTGATGGCTCTACTCAG TTCAGTGTGAAGAAGGCCAATGTTAAAATCCTGAAAAATTTTGACGAAGCAATAATTGTGGATGCTGCAAGTCTGGATCCTGAATCTTTATATCAGCGGACGTACGCAGG GAAGATGACATTTGGGAGAGTCAGTGACCTAGGGCAATTCATCCGGGAATCTGAGCCTGAGCCTGATGTAAAGAAATCCAGAG gATCCATGTTCTCACAAGCCATGAAGAAATGGGTACAGGGAAACACTGAtgag GCCCAAGAAGAAATGGCGTGGAAGATAGCCAAGATGATCGTCAATGATGTGATGCAGCAGGCACAGTGGGACTCTTCCGTAGAGAAGTCGACCAAG ctatga
- the AKAP10 gene encoding A-kinase anchor protein 10, mitochondrial isoform X2, which translates to MRGAGAAPRESPRALRPDPGPAMAFFRRKVKGKEQDKATDVKAIKAAVPVHSPQKSPRNHALLEAAGPSHVAINAISANMDSFSSSRTAALKKQPSHMEAAHFGDLGRSCLDYQTQETKSSLSKTLEQVLQDSIALPYFIQFMELRRMEHLVKFWLEAESFRSTTWSRIRAHSLNTVKQSSLAEPLSPSKRHETTVSFPSEFLDQRLETSTVQFFMTKSKGTEMNNRTSNAQNHLLPSQDRDNAPSLHLDMSKEGTQVSMEHQDSSRLTISNRNSPSSTLKELSGKLMRSIERDAVNTFTKYISPDAAKPIPITEGMRNDIVAKICGEDGQVDPNCFIMAQSIVFNAMEQEHFSEFLRSHHFCKYQIEVLTSGTVYLADILFCESALFYFSEYMEKEDAVNILQFWLAADNFQSQLAAKKGQYDGQEAQNDAMILYDKYFSLQATHPLGFDDFVRLEIESNICREGGPLPNCFTTPLRQAWTTMEKVFLPGFLSSNLYYKYLNDLIHSVRGDEFPGGNIALTIAGSGGPPDHESHSSSSDGSTQFSVKKANVKILKNFDEAIIVDAASLDPESLYQRTYAGKMTFGRVSDLGQFIRESEPEPDVKKSRGSMFSQAMKKWVQGNTDEAQEEMAWKIAKMIVNDVMQQAQWDSSVEKSTKL; encoded by the exons tgaAAGGCAAAGAACAAGACAAGGCCACAGATGTAAAGGCAATTAAAG CAGCAGTACCAGTACATTCCCCACAGAAGAGCCCTAGAAATCATGCCTTACTGGAGGCTGCCGGACCAAGCCATGTGGCAATCAATGCCATTTCTGCCAACATGGACTCTTTTTCAAGTAGCAGGACAGCTGCTCTTAAGAAACAGCCCAGTCACATGGAAGCTGCTCATTTTGGTGACCTTG GCAGATCTTGTTTGGACTATCAGACTCAAGAGACCAAATCAAGTCTTTCGAAGACTCTTGAACAAGTCCTGCAGGACAGTATTGCCCTTCCTTATTTTATTCAGTTTATGGAACTTCGGAGAATGGAACATTTGGTTAAATTCTGGTTAGAGGCTGAAAGTTTTCGTTCTACAACCTGGTCCCGCATAAGAGCACACAGTCTGAATACCGTTAAACAGAGCTCATTGGCAGAGCCACTCTCTCCATCTAAAAGGCATGAAACTACAGTATCTTTTCCATCTGAGTTTCTTGACCAGAGGTTGGAGACTTCTACagtccagttcttcatgaccaAGTCAAAAGGAACAGAGATGAATAACAGAACTAGCAATGCTCAGAATCACTTGCTGCCTTCCCAGGATAGAGATAATGCCCCTTCTCTCCATCTTGACATGTCCAAGGAAGGGACTCAAGTTTCTATGGAACATCAAGACTCTTCCAGACTTACAATATCAAATAGAAATAGTCCTTCTTCCACACTAAAGGAATTATCAGGAAAACTAATGAGAA GCATAGAACGGGATGCAGTGAATACTTTTACCAAATATATATCTCCAGATGCTGCTAAACCAATACCTATAACAGAGGGGATGAGAAATGACATAGTAG CAAAGATTTGTGGAGAGGATGGACAGGTGGATCCCAATTGCTTTATTATGGCACAGTCCATAGTATTTAACGCAATGGAACAAGA GCACTTTAGTGAGTTTTTGCGAAGTCACCATTTCTGTAAATACCAGATTGAAGTGCTGACCAGTGGAACTGTTTACCTGGCTGATATTCTCTTCTGTGAATCAGCCCTGTTTTATTTCTCAGAG tacATGGAAAAGGAAGATGCAGTGAATATCTTACAGTTTTGGTTGGCAGCTGATAATTTCCAGTCCCAACTGGCTGCCAAAAAAGGCCAGTATGATGGTCAGGAAGCACAGAATGATGCCATGATCTTATATGACAA ATACTTCTCCCTTCAAGCTACACATCCTCTTGGATTTGATGACTTTGTGAGATTAGAAATTGAATCCAATATCTGCAGGGAAGGAGGGCCCCTCCCGAACTGTTTCACTACTCCATTACGTCAGGCCTGGACAACTATGGAGAAG GTCTTTTTACCTGGTTTCCTGTCCAGCAATCTTTATTATAAATACTTGAACGACCTTATCCATTCAGTACGAGGAGATGAATTTCCAGGAGGAAATATTGCACTGACTATTGCTGGCTCTGGGGGTCCTCCTGATCATGAGTCTCATTCAAGTAGTTCTGATGGCTCTACTCAG TTCAGTGTGAAGAAGGCCAATGTTAAAATCCTGAAAAATTTTGACGAAGCAATAATTGTGGATGCTGCAAGTCTGGATCCTGAATCTTTATATCAGCGGACGTACGCAGG GAAGATGACATTTGGGAGAGTCAGTGACCTAGGGCAATTCATCCGGGAATCTGAGCCTGAGCCTGATGTAAAGAAATCCAGAG gATCCATGTTCTCACAAGCCATGAAGAAATGGGTACAGGGAAACACTGAtgag GCCCAAGAAGAAATGGCGTGGAAGATAGCCAAGATGATCGTCAATGATGTGATGCAGCAGGCACAGTGGGACTCTTCCGTAGAGAAGTCGACCAAG ctatga